The proteins below come from a single Ailuropoda melanoleuca isolate Jingjing chromosome 1, ASM200744v2, whole genome shotgun sequence genomic window:
- the CAMK2B gene encoding calcium/calmodulin-dependent protein kinase type II subunit beta, whose amino-acid sequence MGVVHRDLKPENLLLASKCKGAAVKLADFGLAIEVQGDQQAWFGFAGTPGYLSPEVLRKEAYGKPVDIWACGVILYILLVGYPPFWDEDQHKLYQQIKAGAYDFPSPEWDTVTPEAKNLINQMLTINPAKRITAHEALKHPWVCQRSTVASMMHRQETVECLKKFNARRKLKGAILTTMLATRNFSVGRQTTAPATMSTAASGTTMGLVEQAKSLLNKKADAVKPQTNSTKNSAAATSPKGTLPPAALESSDSTHTTIEDEDTKAPRVPDILSSVGRGSGALEAEGPLPALSPRLSDILNTVRRGSGAPEAQGPPPCLSPALPGPPPTLSRKQEVIKITEQLIEAVNNGDFEAYAKICDPGLTSFEPEALGNLVEGMDFHRFYFENLLAKNSKPIHTTILNPHVHVIGEDAACIAYIRLTQYIDGQGRPRTSQSEETRVWHRRDGKWQNVHFHCSGAPVAPLQ is encoded by the exons ATGGGGGTCGTCCACAGGGACCTCAAG CCCGAGAACCTGCTCTTGGCCAGCAAGTGCAAAGGGGCGGCCGTGAAGCTGGCGGACTTCGGCCTGGCCATCGAGGtgcagggggaccagcaggcatGGTTTG ggTTCGCCGGCACGCCAGGCTACCTGTCCCCGGAGGTCCTGCGCAAGGAGGCCTATGGCAAGCCAGTGGACATCTGGGCGTGCG GGGTGATCCTGTACATCCTGCTTGTGGGCTACCCACCCTTCTGGGACGAGGACCAGCACAAGCTGTACCAGCAGATCAAGGCAGGAGCCTACGAC tttccaTCCCCCGAGTGGGACACGGTCACTCCTGAAGCCAAAAACCTCATCAACCAGATGCTGACCATCAACCCCGCCAAGCGCATCACGGCACACGAAGCGCTGAAACACCCGTGGGTCTGC CAACGCTCCACCGTGGCCTCCATGATGCATAGGCAGGAGACTGTGGAGTGCTTGAAAAAGTTCAATGCCCGGAGGAAGCTCAAG GGCGCGATCCTCACCACCATGCTGGCCACGAGAAATTTCTCAG TGGGCAGACAGACCACCGCTCCGGCCACAATGTCCACCGCGGCCTCCGGCACCACCATGGGGCTGGTGGAACAAG CCAAGAGTTTACTCAACAAGAAGGCGGATGCGGTGAAG CCCCAGacaaatagcaccaaaaacaGCGCCGCTGCCACCAGCCCAAAGGGGACACTTCCTCCGGCTGCCCTG GAGTCATCGGACAGCACTCACACCACCATAGAGGATGAGGACACAAAAG cccccagggtcCCTGACATCCTGAGCTCCGTGGGGAGGGGCTCGGGGGCCCTGGAAGCTGAGGGCCCCCTGCCCGCTCTGT cccccaggctctcTGACATCCTGAACACGGTGAGGAGGGGCTCAGGGGCCCCGGAAGCCCAGGGCCCCCCACCCTGCCTATCTCCAGCTCTCCCAGGCCCCCCGCCCACCCTGT CGCGGAAGCAAGAGGTCATCAAGATCACGGAGCAGCTCATCGAGGCCGTCAACAACGGGGACTTCGAGGCCTATGC GAAAATCTGTGACCCAGGCCTGACCTCGTTCGAGCCTGAAGCTCTGGGCAATTTGGTCGAAGGGATGGACTTCCACAGATTCTACTTCGAGAACC TGCTCGCCAAGAACAGCAAGCCCATCCACACGACCATCCTGAACCCGCATGTGCACGTCATCGGGGAGGACGCCGCGTGCATCGCCTACATCCGCCTGACGCAGTACATCGATGGGCAGGGCCGGCCCCGCACCAGCCAGTCCGAGGAGACGCGCGTGTGGCACCGCCGCGACGGCAAGTGGCAGAACGTGCATTTCCACTGCTCGGGCGCGCCCGTGGCCCCGCTGCAGTGA